In a single window of the Coffea eugenioides isolate CCC68of chromosome 3, Ceug_1.0, whole genome shotgun sequence genome:
- the LOC113766359 gene encoding uncharacterized protein LOC113766359 yields the protein MEQMERRFQRMLEPIQDELLQLRASGTPKTSKSMRRRRGVEESSDGSNNDDDDEEPRIRPRQRNQTGPTDVFKGIKMQIPEFKGRSDPETFLEWLSKIEMVFSCQNYTEVQKVQLATMEFTEYAVVWWDQIKKSRRRNGLPELIPWPELRAMMHTRFVPGHYTRDLYHRLQTLVQGNRSVDEYHKEMEILMLRADVQEDPEATMARFLSGLRPDIAERVELQHYMELHELVDKAIKVEQRLKRRGTTRSNFGNTTYSTNRPFQPRNDSRPSPNAPTPKPRFEGGKVGNPSISKPPSSTPKFEEPRVQTRARDTRCFKCQGRGHIASQCPNQRTMIMMQNGEIVSEDEAEYEGIPPLDGGSDGESPNEEEFSAPEGHFGTALVARRALTARVKEDELQRENIFYTRCFVNQALCSVIIDSGSCTNVASSLMVDNLKLPTRDHPRPYKLQWLNNSGEVRVTKQVLISFQIHKYSDEVLCDVVPMQASHIILGRPWQFDRQVTFDGVTNKYSFLYNSKKVTLAPLSPKQVHEDQLKLQQEFEKYSAKRKENERAEAKKERKKAIDSSASEVKI from the coding sequence ATGGAGCAAATGGAGAGGCGTTTCCAACGCATGCTAGAACCCATTCAAGATGAGTTGCTGCAACTCCGAGCGTCTGGAACACCAAAAACCTCTAAATCCATGCGAAGGCGAAGGGGCGTGGAGGAGTCGTCCGATGGTtccaataatgatgatgatgatgaggaaccTCGAATTCGACCAAGGCAAAGGAACCAGACTGGACCTACCGATGTATTCAAGGGAATCAAGATGCAAATCCCTGAGTTCAAAGGACGGTCCGATCCCGAGACCTTTCTCGAATGGTTATCCAAGATCGAAATGGTCTTTTCTTGCCAAAACTACACCGAGGTGCAAAAGGTGCAATTGGCCACCATGGAATTCACTGAGTACGCTgtggtttggtgggaccaaatcAAGAAGTCTAGAAGGAGAAATGGGCTACCTGAGCTTATTCCATGGCCCGAGCTTCGAGCCATGATGCACACCCGCTTTGTACCTGGACATTACACTAGGGATTTATACCACCGGTTACAAACCTTAGTCCAGGGCAACCGGAGTGTGGATGAGTAccacaaggagatggagatcctGATGCTTAGAGCGGATGTACAGGAGGATCCTGAAGCCACCATGGCGAGATTCTTGAGCGGGTTACGACCCGATATTGCTGAACGAGTGGAACTTCAACATTATATGGAGTTGCATGAGCTTGTAGACAAGGCTATTAAGGtcgagcaaaggctcaagaggaggggtaccaCTCGATCGAATTTCGGCAATACCACCTACTCTACCAACCGCCCATTCCAACCAAGGAATGATTCTCGGCCTTCACCAAATGCTCCTACACCAAAGCCGAGATTCGAGGGAGGTAAGGTGGGCAACCCTAGTATTAGTAAGCCGCCCTCTTCTACTCCAAAATTTGAGGAGCCTAGGGTACAAACTAGAGCTCGTGATACTcgatgcttcaaatgccaaggtagAGGCCATATTGCTAGTCAATGTCCCAATCAAAGGACTATGATTATGATGCAAAATGGTGAGATCGTGAGTGAGGACGAAGCCGAGTACGAAGGCATACCACCTCTTGACGGAGGTAGTGATGGGGAATCGCCAAATGAAGAGGAGTTTAGTGCACCCGAGGGTCATTTTGGGACTGCATTGGTTGCAAGGAGAGCATTAACTGCACGTGTTAAGGAGGACGAGCTTCAACGGGAGAACATTTTCTACACCAGGTGCTTCGTCAACCAAGCACTTTGTAGTGTGATTATTGATAGTGGGAGCTGCACAAATGTTGCTAGTTCACTCATGGTGGACAACTTGAAGTTGCCTACAAGGGATCACCCGCGACCCTACAAACTCCAATGGCTCAACAACTCTGGGGAGGTTCGAGTAACCAAGCAGGTTCTTATATCCTTCCAAATCCATAAATATTCTGATGAAGTATTATGTGATGTAGTTCCTATGCAGGCTAGTCACATTATACTAGGTAGGCCTTGGCAGTTTGACAGACAGGTGACTTTTGATGGTGTGACTAATAAGTATAGCTTCTTGTACAACAGTAAGAAAGTCACACTAGCTCCCCTTTCCCCcaaacaagtgcatgaggaccaattgaaattgcaaCAAGAGTTTGAGAAGTATagtgcaaaaagaaaagaaaatgagagagcCGAGGCaaaaaaggagaggaaaaaggcTATAGATAGCTCGGCAAGTGAGGTAAAAATCTGA